In Takifugu flavidus isolate HTHZ2018 chromosome 13, ASM371156v2, whole genome shotgun sequence, the following are encoded in one genomic region:
- the ciao2a gene encoding cytosolic iron-sulfur assembly component 2A: MEIVSSLVSLTVTKVLQFSGLVNNRNVLKTKQMEEKALEVYDVIRTIRDPEKPNTLEELDVVTEKCVEVHELGEDEYLIIIRFSPTVPHCSLATLIGLCLQVKLQRCLPFKHKLEIYISEGTHSTEEDINKQINDKERVAAAMENPNLREIVEQCVAEPDD, from the exons ATGGAAATAGTCTCCAGCCTTGTGTCGTTGACTGTTACCAAGGTTTTACAGTTTTCTGGGCTCGTTAACAACAGGAATGTCCTAAAGACGAAACAAATGGAGGAGAAAGCGTTGGAAGTGTACG ATGTGATCCGAACGATCCGGGACCCAGAGAAACCCAACACCCTGGAGGAGCTAGACGTGGTGACAGAGAAGTGTGTGGAGGTCCACGAGCTAGGTGAGGATGAGTACCTGATTATTATCAGGTTCTCTCCCACCGTCCCTCACTGCTCCCTGGCTACGCTGATCG GTCTCTGCCTCCAGGTGAAGCTGCAGCGCTGTTTGCCTTTCAAACACAAG TTGGAAATTTACATTTCCGAGGGAACTCATTCAACAGAAGAAGACA TCAACAAACAGATTAACGATAAAGAGAGAGTGGCAGCTGCCATGGAGAACCCCAACCTGAGGGAGATCGTGGAACAGTGTGTGGCTGAGCCAGACGActga